One genomic segment of Pempheris klunzingeri isolate RE-2024b chromosome 21, fPemKlu1.hap1, whole genome shotgun sequence includes these proteins:
- the gjd4 gene encoding gap junction delta-4 protein codes for MVGSSASEVIFISVNHSITLMGKVWFIVMILLRILILLLAGYPLYQDEQERFVCNTIQPGCANVCYDLFSPISLFRFWLVQLVTLCLPYIIFIIYVVHKVLNDLTVDLSSAGHVQALPLFKIRQEPFSKTPVNKIPLGAERGWARCFTGAYALHLMFRTLLEAGFGAAHYYLFGFYIPRRFLCHHPPCTTQVDCYISRPTEKTVMLNFMLGVAALSLFLDILDFFCAIKRSVRQKSKRKMLVEKIYEEEQCFLSAGGASKGIDPTTSLAQQDLEVEAGQMGSFRKRRGSKGSCTEGVLALGQEPSCPERSSLPRSAGPPGCNTNGNNGYSFTQEDSPERNGSEVALCPPEPMGTPRSIRVSKRSRLKPPPPPRRDLGSSLGGSAGPIGDISTAICNRRVGQYTLVELGSNAELQTNDDGQEKRSEWV; via the exons ATGGTGGGATCAAGTGCCTCTGAGGTCATCTTTATCTCTGTCAATCACAGCATCACTTTGATGG GGAAGGTGTGGTTCATTGTGATGATCCTCCTCCGTatcctgatcctcctcctcgCTGGTTATCCTCTCTACCAGGACGAGCAGGAGCGATTTGTGTGTAACACCATCCAGCCCGGATGCGCCAACGTGTGCTACGATCTGttctcccccatctctctcttccgCTTCTGGCTGGTACAGCTCGTCACCTTGTGTCTCCCCTACATCATCTTTATCATCTACGTGGTCCATAAGGTCTTGAATGACCTCACTGTGGACCTGAGCTCCGCGGGTCACGTCCAAGCCTTGCCGCTGTTCAAGATCCGCCAGGAGCCGTTCAGCAAGACACCTGTAAACAAGATACCTCTGGGGGCTGAGCGAGGGTGGGCCCGGTGCTTCACAGGAGCCTACGCCCTCCATCTGATGTTCAGAACGTTGCTTGAGGCAGGGTTTGGGGCAGCTCACTACTATCTGTTCGGTTTTTACATCCCCAGGAGGTTCCTGTGCCACCATCCGCCGTGCACCACCCAGGTGGACTGCTACATCTCCAGGCCCACTGAGAAGACTGTGATGCTTAACTTCATGCTTGGTGTAGCTGCTCTGTCCCTTTTCCTAGATATTCTGGATTTCTTCTGCGCCATTAAACGATCTGTGAGGCAAAAGAGCAAGAGGAAGATGTTGGTGGAGAAGATCTATGAGGAGGAGCAGTGTTTCCTTTCAGCTGGAGGAGCCTCCAAAGGAATAGACCCAACCACTTCCCTGGCTCAGCAGGACTTAGAGGTAGAGGCTGGTCAGATGGGGAGTTTCCGGAAGAGGCGAGGCAGCAAGGGTTCTTGCACAGAGGGAGTGCTTGCTTTAGGTCAGGAACCATCTTGCCCGGAGCGCTCGTCTCTTCCACGCTCTGCTGGACCTCCGGGCTGCAACACCAACGGAAATAACGGCTATTCTTTTACCCAGGAGGATTCTCCCGAAAGAAATGGCAGCGAGGTGGCTCTTTGCCCCCCAGAGCCAATGGGGACACCCAGGTCCATCCGTGTTAGCAAACGTAGTCGTCTCAAACCGCCACCTCCACCCAGACGGGACCTTGGGTCATCCCTCGGGGGTTCAGCGGGGCCCATTGGGGACATTTCCACAGCAATCTGTAACAGAAGGGTGGGTCAGTATACACTAGTTGAGCTGGGTAGCAATGCAGAGCTCCAGACAAATGATGATGGGCAAGAGAAACGATCAGAGTGGGTGTGA
- the fzd8a gene encoding frizzled-8a — translation MDLFGIYLLLSLALLPRSSCTTAKEITCQEIAVPLCKGIGYNYTYMPNQFNHDTQDEAGLEVHQFWPLVEIQCSPDLKFFLCSMYTPICLEDYKKPLPPCRSVCERARAGCAPLMRQYGFPWPDRMKCDLLPVQGNPDTLCMDYNRTDSTTVSPVLSKPTNHPGKGYNPPKNKPSRPGAPGKYKPPSAPCEPGCKCLEPMVPVNTDRHPLYNRVKTGQITNCAMPCHNPYFTHDERAFTAFWIGLWSVLCFVSTFATVATFLIDMERFKYPERPIIFLSACYMFVSVGYIVRLIAGHEKVACNREFDLEHIHYETTGPALCTVVFLLIYFFGMASSIWWVILSLTWFLAAGMKWGNEAIASYSQYFHLAAWLIPSMKSIAVLALSSVDGDSVAGICYVGNQNLDNLRGFVLAPLVIYLFIGSMFLLAGFVSLFRIRSVIKQGGTKTDKLEKLMIRIGIFTVLYTVPATIIVACYFYEQHNRQSWEITHNCSNCLLERDRRSPDYAVFMLKYFMCLLVGITSGVWIWSGKTLDSWRTFCTRCCWGSKGTSGSMYSDVSTGLTWRSGTASSVSCPKQMPLSQV, via the coding sequence ATGGACCTGTTTGGGATTTACCTGCTCCTCTCACTCGCCCTCCTGCCCCGATCCAGCTGCACCACGGCCAAGGAGATCACCTGCCAGGAGATAGCCGTACCCCTGTGCAAGGGGATCGGCTACAACTACACCTACATGCCCAACCAGTTTAACCACGACACGCAGGACGAGGCGGGACTGGAGGTGCATCAGTTCTGGCCTCTGGTTGAGATTCAGTGTTCGCCGGACCTGAAGTTTTTCTTGTGCAGCATGTACACGCCGATCTGCCTGGAGGACTATAAGAAACCTCTCCCGCCGTGCCGgagcgtgtgtgagagagcccGTGCCGGCTGTGCGCCTCTCATGAGGCAGTACGGCTTCCCCTGGCCGGACAGGATGAAGTGTGACCTGCTGCCGGTTCAAGGCAACCCCGACACCCTGTGCATGGACTACAACAGGACGGACTCTACGACCGTGTCCCCCGTCCTCTCCAAGCCCACCAACCACCCCGGTAAGGGCTACAATCCGCCTAAAAATAAGCCAAGCCGACCCGGCGCGCCTGGGAAATACAAGCCGCCCTCCGCCCCGTGCGAGCCGGGGTGCAAGTGTCTGGAGCCCATGGTGCCGGTCAACACGGACCGTCACCCGCTTTACAACCGCGTCAAAACGGGTCAGATCACCAACTGCGCCATGCCGTGCCACAACCCCTATTTTACGCACGACGAGAGAGCATTCACCGCCTTTTGGATAGGACTTTGGTCCGTGTTGTGCTTCGTGTCAACTTTTGCCACTGTCGCCACTTTCCTCATCGACATGGAGCGCTTCAAGTATCCGGAGAGacccatcatcttcctctcagcCTGTTACATGTTCGTGTCCGTCGGCTACATCGTCAGACTGATCGCCGGACACGAGAAAGTGGCGTGCAACCGGGAGTTCGACCTGGAGCACATCCACTACGAGACCACCGGCCCCGCGCTCTGCACCGTGGTCTTCCTCCTCATTTACTTCTTCGGCATGGCCAGCTCCATCTGGTGGGTCATCCTGTCCCTGACCTGGTTCCTCGCGGCCGGGATGAAGTGGGGCAACGAGGCGATCGCCAGCTACTCCCAGTACTTCCACCTGGCCGCCTGGCTCATCCCCAGCATGAAGTCCATCGCGGTCCTGGCTCTGAGCTCCGTGGACGGGGACTCGGTGGCTGGCATCTGCTACGTGGGGAACCAGAACCTGGACAACCTGCGTGGCTTCGTCCTGGCCCCTttggtgatttatttattcataggCTCTATGTTCCTCCTGGCCGGATTTGTGTCCCTGTTCAGGATCCGCAGCGTCATCAAACAAGGTGGCACCAAAACTGACAAACTGGAGAAGCTGATGATCAGGATAGGCATCTTCACGGTGCTCTACACGGTGCCAGCCACCATCATAGTCGCCTGTTACTTTTACGAGCAGCACAACAGGCAGAGCTGGGAGATCACACACAACTGCTCCAACTGTTTATTGGAGAGGGACCGCAGGAGTCCGGACTATGCagtttttatgttgaaataCTTTATGTGCCTTTTGGTGGGCATCACGTCCGGAGTGTGGATCTGGTCCGGGAAGACTCTGGACTCGTGGAGGACTTTCTGCACCCGGTGCTGCTGGGGCAGCAAAGGCACCAGCGGCTCCATGTACAGCGACGTGAGCACCGGACTGACGTGGAGGTCAGGCACGGCCAGCTCCGTGTCTTGCCCCAAGCAGATGCCATTGTCCCAGGTTTGA